The nucleotide sequence AACGATTTCCTAATTTAATGATACGAGTGTATCCTCCCGGACGATCACCTACTTTAGGAGCAACCTCTCTGAACAATTCAGTAACGGCATACTTGTTTCTTAAGTAAGAGAAAACGATACGGCGGTTGTGTGTATCATCTGTTTTAGACTTAGTTACTAACGGCTCAACAAATTGTTTTAATGCCTTAGCTTTAGCCACTGTAGTGTTAATACGTTTGTGTTCTATTAAAGAACAAGCCATATTAGCCAACATTGCTTTTCTGTGACCCGCTTGTCTGCCTAAATGGTTTACTTTTTTTCCGTGTCTCATGACGTAGTTTTTTAACCTTCATCTTGCTTCAATC is from Flavobacterium dauae and encodes:
- the rplQ gene encoding 50S ribosomal protein L17, with translation MRHGKKVNHLGRQAGHRKAMLANMACSLIEHKRINTTVAKAKALKQFVEPLVTKSKTDDTHNRRIVFSYLRNKYAVTELFREVAPKVGDRPGGYTRIIKLGNRLGDNAEMAMIELVDFNEIYNAGKKEVKKATTRRGRKKADTTVETTPAAETSTEANETNE